In the genome of Candidatus Zixiibacteriota bacterium, one region contains:
- the recN gene encoding DNA repair protein RecN: MLTRLHIEDFALVDNLDLTLDTGFNVLTGETGAGKSIIVGAIAQLLGEKADKDDVRSGARLAVVEGDFQIAGSPEIPARLKAIGIEYEDNHITLRKEILLKGSSRNFVNGQLVTLTQLREITRYLAELFGQHSHQQLLDENNHQTFLDRFAGLTDKVAALQELFHRWESVKKELINLESRRELEKNERELFLFQKEEIEKARIQVGEESRLVAEKRILDSSRLLGEKATGILNIIEQEDNSALNMLRSCRKELAQMAGLDPALQEQMELLDNSIVNLEEFRVEMESYRASIPDDPERQETINQRLDEIYRLRKKYGGSEETILETLQKIKSQLGAGIDIDEHIRLLQNEETRLAAQYGTDALTISARRREASVQLAARVEKELKQLGIDSARFKYDFSCIADPEGILLDNQRLRPGPCGLETGRFLISANPGEPLKPLARTASGGEISRIMLALKAADKTKSGKYRPLLVLDEIDSGIGGVTAHAVAKKLGALSKDYQTLVITHLHQIAALSEHHYAVEKVAIGSPGRKVINIRKLNRSERQKEIRRMLSLTESSKV; the protein is encoded by the coding sequence ATGCTGACAAGACTGCACATTGAGGATTTCGCCCTGGTGGACAATTTGGATTTGACCCTTGATACCGGCTTTAATGTCCTCACCGGTGAGACCGGAGCGGGGAAATCGATTATTGTCGGCGCCATTGCTCAGCTCCTCGGCGAGAAAGCGGACAAAGATGATGTTCGCTCCGGGGCCAGATTGGCCGTTGTAGAAGGGGACTTCCAGATTGCCGGCTCTCCCGAAATTCCCGCCAGGCTGAAAGCCATTGGCATCGAGTACGAGGATAATCATATCACCTTGCGCAAAGAAATACTCCTGAAAGGAAGCTCCCGCAATTTTGTCAACGGACAACTGGTCACCCTGACCCAACTGCGTGAAATAACCCGGTATTTGGCTGAACTGTTCGGCCAGCATTCGCATCAACAACTGCTCGATGAGAACAATCACCAAACCTTTCTGGACCGCTTCGCGGGACTGACCGATAAGGTCGCCGCATTGCAGGAATTATTCCATCGGTGGGAGTCGGTAAAAAAAGAACTGATTAACCTGGAATCACGCCGGGAGTTGGAAAAAAATGAGCGGGAGCTTTTTCTTTTCCAGAAAGAGGAAATCGAAAAGGCCCGCATTCAGGTCGGCGAGGAATCCCGGCTTGTGGCCGAGAAGAGAATACTCGATTCGTCACGCCTGCTGGGCGAAAAGGCGACCGGCATCCTCAATATCATCGAACAGGAGGATAACTCCGCGCTGAATATGCTGCGCTCCTGCCGCAAAGAACTGGCGCAGATGGCCGGCCTCGACCCGGCCCTGCAAGAGCAAATGGAGCTCCTTGATAATTCTATTGTCAATCTCGAGGAATTTCGGGTGGAAATGGAATCATATCGCGCCTCCATTCCTGATGATCCCGAAAGGCAGGAGACAATCAACCAGCGGCTGGATGAGATTTATCGTCTCAGGAAAAAGTACGGCGGTTCCGAGGAGACAATATTGGAAACCTTGCAGAAAATAAAATCACAGCTCGGCGCCGGGATTGACATTGATGAACATATCCGGCTCCTGCAGAATGAAGAAACCCGTCTGGCCGCCCAGTACGGTACCGACGCCTTGACCATATCCGCGCGGCGCAGGGAGGCCTCGGTGCAACTTGCCGCAAGGGTCGAGAAAGAGCTGAAGCAGTTGGGTATCGATTCGGCTCGATTCAAATATGATTTCAGTTGCATCGCCGATCCCGAGGGAATCCTGCTTGATAATCAGCGATTGAGACCCGGCCCCTGCGGTCTCGAGACCGGCCGTTTTTTGATCTCCGCCAATCCGGGCGAACCGCTCAAACCTTTGGCCCGAACCGCCTCCGGCGGCGAAATATCGAGAATCATGCTCGCGCTCAAAGCCGCCGACAAAACCAAATCCGGAAAGTACCGCCCCTTACTGGTTCTGGATGAAATCGATTCCGGAATAGGCGGCGTCACCGCCCACGCCGTGGCCAAAAAACTTGGTGCGCTCTCTAAAGATTATCAAACCCTGGTCATTACACATCTGCACCAGATCGCCGCGCTGTCCGAACATCATTATGCGGTGGAAAAAGTCGCCATCGGCTCGCCCGGTCGCAAAGTAATCAATATCCGCAAACTCAACCGGTCGGAACGACAAAAAGAGATTCGGCGCATGCTCAGCCTCACCGAATCGAGCAAGGTCTGA